From Salarias fasciatus chromosome 5, fSalaFa1.1, whole genome shotgun sequence, a single genomic window includes:
- the znf740a gene encoding gastrula zinc finger protein XlCGF57.1 isoform X32 codes for MSHLPSSSVRDHMKWAGLLGCEAVLSSMALMQASSMAAPPKKMMAPLGHGPQQREGPDRAPQSHMILPSGMSCPPLVRTHMGNLIRKEGEFQAPRLLDEKEMRATEDMQQKKKNRKSVTPCKVREQEGRGGKAFNFIQGAGGDENGPSSKVQKNFICDHCYGAFRSGYHLKRHILIHTGEKPYACAVCDMRFIQRYHLERHSLIHTGVKPYACSMCDMRFFQRYHLERHRLTHTGVKPYACSMCDMRFFQRYHLARHSLTHTGVKPYACSMCDMRFFQRYHLARHSLTHTGVKPYACSMCDMRFFQRYHLARHTLTHTGRVKPYACSMCDMRFFQRYHLARHSLTHTGVKPYACTMCDMRFIQRYQLERHSLTHTGVKPYACTMCDKRFFQRYHLARHSLTHMGVKPYACTMCDMKFFQRYHLARHSLTHTGVKPFACTMCDMRFVQRYHLARHSLTHTGVKPYACSMCDMRFIQRNHLERHSLTHTGEKPFACDMCDMRFIQRYHLERHKRVHSGEKPYQCERCQQNFSRTDRLLRHRRLCQGRSVAKVESQPCCEPRPYPQEPPPAPPTWSPLHPPPGRLAV; via the exons ATGTCACATCTGCCCAGCAGCTCAGTCCGCGACCATATGAAATGg GCGGGGCTGCTCGGCTGCGAAGCTGTCCTCTCCAGTATGGCCCTGATGCAGGCCAGCTCCATGGCCGCTCCGCCCAAAAAAATGATGGCTCCGCTTGGCCATGGaccacagcagagagagggacCGGACCGTGCTCCCCAGAGCCACATGATCCTCCCGTCTGGAATGAGCTGTCCACCCCTGGTTAGGACTCACATGGGAAAT CTTATCCGGAAGGAAGGTGAATTCCAAGCTCCACGCCTGCTGGACGAGAAAGAGATGAGGGCCACCGAGGacatgcagcagaaaaaaaagaacaggaaatCAGTAACGCCCTGTAAAGTGAGAGAACAAGAAGGAAGGGGAGGGAAG GCGTTTAACTTCATTCAA GGCGCGGGCGGAGATGAGAACGGCCCGTCATCCAAAGTgcagaaaaactttatttgtgaTCACTGTTACGGAGCATTTAGGAGCGGATACCACCTAAAGAGGCACATCCTCATTCATACAG GGGAGAAGCCGTATGCTTGTGCCGTATGTGACATGAGGTTTATTCAGCGTTACCACCTGGAGAGACACAGCCTCATTCACACGG gGGTGAAGCCGTACGCTTGTTCCATGTGTGACATGAGGTTTTTCCAGCGTTACCACCTGGAGAGACACAGACTCACTCATACGG GGGTGAAGCCGTACGCTTGCTCCATGTGTGACATGAGGTTCTTCCAACGTTACCATCTGGCAAGACACAGCCTCACTCATACTG GGGTGAAGCCATACGCTTGCTCCATGTGTGATATGAGATTTTTCCAACGCTACCACTTGGCGAGACACAGCCTCACTCACACGG gggtGAAGCCATATGCTTGCTCCATGTGTGACATGAGATTTTTCCAGAGATACCACCTGGCGagacacactctcactcacacgGGTA GGGTGAAGCCATACGCTTGCTCCATGTGTGACATGAGGTTCTTCCAGCGTTACCATTTGGCAAGACACAGCCTCACTCATACTG GGGTCAAGCCATATGCTTGCACTATGTGTGACATGAGGTTTATTCAACGTTACCAGCTGGAGAGACACAGTCTTACTCACACAG GGGTGAAGCCGTACGCTTGCACCATGTGTGACAAGAGGTTTTTTCAGCGCTACCACCTGGCGAGACACAGCCTCACTCATATGG GTGTGAAACCTTATGCTTGCACCATGTGTGACATGAAGTTTTTTCAGCGTTACCACCTGGCGAGACACAGCCTCACTCATACCG GTGTGAAACCTTTTGCTTGCACCATGTGTGACATGAGGTTTGTGCAGCGTTACCACCTGGCGAGACACAGCCTCACTCATACGG gGGTGAAGCCGTATGCTTGTTCCATGTGTGACATGAGGTTTATTCAGCGTAACCACCTGGAGAGACACAGCCTCACTCATACGG GAGAGAAGCCATTTGCTTGTGACATGTGTGATATGAGGTTTATTCAGCGCTACCACCTTGAGAGACACAAGCGTGTCCATAGCGGGGAGAAGCCTTACCAGTGCGAACGATGCCAGCAG AACTTTTCCCGCACGGACCGGCTGTTGCGGCATCGCCGGCTGTGCCAGGGCCGCAGCGTCGCCAAAGTGGAGAGCCAGCCGTGCTGCGAGCCGCGCCCGTACCCCCAGGAGCCGCCGCCCGCGCCGCCCACCTGGAGCCCCCTGCACCCGCCGCCCGGGCGCCTGGCCGTCTGA
- the znf740a gene encoding zinc finger protein 2 homolog isoform X37, whose product MSHLPSSSVRDHMKWAGLLGCEAVLSSMALMQASSMAAPPKKMMAPLGHGPQQREGPDRAPQSHMILPSGMSCPPLVRTHMGNLIRKEGEFQAPRLLDEKEMRATEDMQQKKKNRKSVTPCKVREQEGRGGKAFNFIQGAGGDENGPSSKVQKNFICDHCYGAFRSGYHLKRHILIHTGEKPYACAVCDMRFIQRYHLERHSLIHTGVKPYACSMCDMRFFQRYHLERHRLTHTGVKPYACSMCDMRFFQRYHLARHSLTHTGVKPYACSMCDMRFFQRYHLARHSLTHTGVKPYACSMCDMRFFQRYHLARHTLTHTGRVKPYACSMCDMRFFQRYHLARHSLTHTGVKPYACTMCDMRFIQRYQLERHSLTHTGVKPYACTMCDKRFFQRYHLARHSLTHMGVKPYACTMCDMKFFQRYHLARHSLTHTGVKPYACSMCDMRFIQRNHLERHSLTHTGEKPFACDMCDMRFIQRYHLERHKRVHSGEKPYQCERCQQNFSRTDRLLRHRRLCQGRSVAKVESQPCCEPRPYPQEPPPAPPTWSPLHPPPGRLAV is encoded by the exons ATGTCACATCTGCCCAGCAGCTCAGTCCGCGACCATATGAAATGg GCGGGGCTGCTCGGCTGCGAAGCTGTCCTCTCCAGTATGGCCCTGATGCAGGCCAGCTCCATGGCCGCTCCGCCCAAAAAAATGATGGCTCCGCTTGGCCATGGaccacagcagagagagggacCGGACCGTGCTCCCCAGAGCCACATGATCCTCCCGTCTGGAATGAGCTGTCCACCCCTGGTTAGGACTCACATGGGAAAT CTTATCCGGAAGGAAGGTGAATTCCAAGCTCCACGCCTGCTGGACGAGAAAGAGATGAGGGCCACCGAGGacatgcagcagaaaaaaaagaacaggaaatCAGTAACGCCCTGTAAAGTGAGAGAACAAGAAGGAAGGGGAGGGAAG GCGTTTAACTTCATTCAA GGCGCGGGCGGAGATGAGAACGGCCCGTCATCCAAAGTgcagaaaaactttatttgtgaTCACTGTTACGGAGCATTTAGGAGCGGATACCACCTAAAGAGGCACATCCTCATTCATACAG GGGAGAAGCCGTATGCTTGTGCCGTATGTGACATGAGGTTTATTCAGCGTTACCACCTGGAGAGACACAGCCTCATTCACACGG gGGTGAAGCCGTACGCTTGTTCCATGTGTGACATGAGGTTTTTCCAGCGTTACCACCTGGAGAGACACAGACTCACTCATACGG GGGTGAAGCCGTACGCTTGCTCCATGTGTGACATGAGGTTCTTCCAACGTTACCATCTGGCAAGACACAGCCTCACTCATACTG GGGTGAAGCCATACGCTTGCTCCATGTGTGATATGAGATTTTTCCAACGCTACCACTTGGCGAGACACAGCCTCACTCACACGG gggtGAAGCCATATGCTTGCTCCATGTGTGACATGAGATTTTTCCAGAGATACCACCTGGCGagacacactctcactcacacgGGTA GGGTGAAGCCATACGCTTGCTCCATGTGTGACATGAGGTTCTTCCAGCGTTACCATTTGGCAAGACACAGCCTCACTCATACTG GGGTCAAGCCATATGCTTGCACTATGTGTGACATGAGGTTTATTCAACGTTACCAGCTGGAGAGACACAGTCTTACTCACACAG GGGTGAAGCCGTACGCTTGCACCATGTGTGACAAGAGGTTTTTTCAGCGCTACCACCTGGCGAGACACAGCCTCACTCATATGG GTGTGAAACCTTATGCTTGCACCATGTGTGACATGAAGTTTTTTCAGCGTTACCACCTGGCGAGACACAGCCTCACTCATACCG gGGTGAAGCCGTATGCTTGTTCCATGTGTGACATGAGGTTTATTCAGCGTAACCACCTGGAGAGACACAGCCTCACTCATACGG GAGAGAAGCCATTTGCTTGTGACATGTGTGATATGAGGTTTATTCAGCGCTACCACCTTGAGAGACACAAGCGTGTCCATAGCGGGGAGAAGCCTTACCAGTGCGAACGATGCCAGCAG AACTTTTCCCGCACGGACCGGCTGTTGCGGCATCGCCGGCTGTGCCAGGGCCGCAGCGTCGCCAAAGTGGAGAGCCAGCCGTGCTGCGAGCCGCGCCCGTACCCCCAGGAGCCGCCGCCCGCGCCGCCCACCTGGAGCCCCCTGCACCCGCCGCCCGGGCGCCTGGCCGTCTGA
- the znf740a gene encoding gastrula zinc finger protein XlCGF57.1 isoform X35 codes for MSHLPSSSVRDHMKWAGLLGCEAVLSSMALMQASSMAAPPKKMMAPLGHGPQQREGPDRAPQSHMILPSGMSCPPLVRTHMGNLIRKEGEFQAPRLLDEKEMRATEDMQQKKKNRKSVTPCKVREQEGRGGKAFNFIQGAGGDENGPSSKVQKNFICDHCYGAFRSGYHLKRHILIHTGEKPYACAVCDMRFIQRYHLERHSLIHTGVKPYACSMCDMRFFQRYHLARHTLTHTGVKPYACSMCDMRFFQRYHLARHSLTHTGVKPYACTMCDMRFIQRYQLERHSLTHTGVKPYACTMCDKRFFQRYHLARHSLTHMGVKPYACTMCDMKFFQRYHLARHSLTHTGVKPYACTMCDKRFFQRYHLARHSLTHMGVKPFACTMCDMRFVQRYHLARHSLTHTGVKPYACTMCDKRFFQRYHLARHSLTHMGVKPFACTMCDMRFVQRYHLARHSLTHTGVKPYACSMCDMRFIQRNHLERHSLTHTGEKPFACDMCDMRFIQRYHLERHKRVHSGEKPYQCERCQQNFSRTDRLLRHRRLCQGRSVAKVESQPCCEPRPYPQEPPPAPPTWSPLHPPPGRLAV; via the exons ATGTCACATCTGCCCAGCAGCTCAGTCCGCGACCATATGAAATGg GCGGGGCTGCTCGGCTGCGAAGCTGTCCTCTCCAGTATGGCCCTGATGCAGGCCAGCTCCATGGCCGCTCCGCCCAAAAAAATGATGGCTCCGCTTGGCCATGGaccacagcagagagagggacCGGACCGTGCTCCCCAGAGCCACATGATCCTCCCGTCTGGAATGAGCTGTCCACCCCTGGTTAGGACTCACATGGGAAAT CTTATCCGGAAGGAAGGTGAATTCCAAGCTCCACGCCTGCTGGACGAGAAAGAGATGAGGGCCACCGAGGacatgcagcagaaaaaaaagaacaggaaatCAGTAACGCCCTGTAAAGTGAGAGAACAAGAAGGAAGGGGAGGGAAG GCGTTTAACTTCATTCAA GGCGCGGGCGGAGATGAGAACGGCCCGTCATCCAAAGTgcagaaaaactttatttgtgaTCACTGTTACGGAGCATTTAGGAGCGGATACCACCTAAAGAGGCACATCCTCATTCATACAG GGGAGAAGCCGTATGCTTGTGCCGTATGTGACATGAGGTTTATTCAGCGTTACCACCTGGAGAGACACAGCCTCATTCACACGG gggtGAAGCCATATGCTTGCTCCATGTGTGACATGAGATTTTTCCAGAGATACCACCTGGCGagacacactctcactcacacgG GGGTGAAGCCATACGCTTGCTCCATGTGTGACATGAGGTTCTTCCAGCGTTACCATTTGGCAAGACACAGCCTCACTCATACTG GGGTCAAGCCATATGCTTGCACTATGTGTGACATGAGGTTTATTCAACGTTACCAGCTGGAGAGACACAGTCTTACTCACACAG GGGTGAAGCCGTACGCTTGCACCATGTGTGACAAGAGGTTTTTTCAGCGCTACCACCTGGCGAGACACAGCCTCACTCATATGG GTGTGAAACCTTATGCTTGCACCATGTGTGACATGAAGTTTTTTCAGCGTTACCACCTGGCGAGACACAGCCTCACTCATACCG GTGTGAAACCTTATGCTTGCACCATGTGCGACAAGAGGTTTTTTCAGCGCTACCACCTGGCGAGACACAGCCTCACTCATATGG GTGTGAAACCTTTTGCTTGTACCATGTGTGACATGAGGTTTGTTCAGCGTTACCACCTGGCGAGACACAGCCTCACTCATACGG GTGTGAAACCTTATGCTTGCACCATGTGCGACAAGAGGTTTTTTCAGCGCTACCACCTGGCGAGACACAGCCTGACTCATATGG GTGTGAAACCTTTTGCTTGCACCATGTGTGACATGAGGTTTGTGCAGCGTTACCACCTGGCGAGACACAGCCTCACTCATACGG gGGTGAAGCCGTATGCTTGTTCCATGTGTGACATGAGGTTTATTCAGCGTAACCACCTGGAGAGACACAGCCTCACTCATACGG GAGAGAAGCCATTTGCTTGTGACATGTGTGATATGAGGTTTATTCAGCGCTACCACCTTGAGAGACACAAGCGTGTCCATAGCGGGGAGAAGCCTTACCAGTGCGAACGATGCCAGCAG AACTTTTCCCGCACGGACCGGCTGTTGCGGCATCGCCGGCTGTGCCAGGGCCGCAGCGTCGCCAAAGTGGAGAGCCAGCCGTGCTGCGAGCCGCGCCCGTACCCCCAGGAGCCGCCGCCCGCGCCGCCCACCTGGAGCCCCCTGCACCCGCCGCCCGGGCGCCTGGCCGTCTGA
- the znf740a gene encoding gastrula zinc finger protein XlCGF57.1 isoform X4, giving the protein MSHLPSSSVRDHMKWAGLLGCEAVLSSMALMQASSMAAPPKKMMAPLGHGPQQREGPDRAPQSHMILPSGMSCPPLLIRKEGEFQAPRLLDEKEMRATEDMQQKKKNRKSVTPCKVREQEGRGGKAFNFIQGAGGDENGPSSKVQKNFICDHCYGAFRSGYHLKRHILIHTGEKPYACAVCDMRFIQRYHLERHSLIHTGVKPYACSMCDMRFFQRYHLERHRLTHTGVKPYACSMCDMRFFQRYHLARHSLTHTGVKPYACSMCDMRFFQRYHLARHSLTHTGVKPYACSMCDMRFFQRYHLARHTLTHTGRVKPYACSMCDMRFFQRYHLARHSLTHTGVKPYACTMCDMRFIQRYQLERHSLTHTGVKPYACTMCDKRFFQRYHLARHSLTHMGVKPYACTMCDMKFFQRYHLARHSLTHTGVKPYACTMCDKRFFQRYHLARHSLTHMGVKPFACTMCDMRFVQRYHLARHSLTHTGVKPYACTMCDKRFFQRYHLARHSLTHMGVKPFACTMCDMRFVQRYHLARHSLTHTGVKPYACSMCDMRFIQRNHLERHSLTHTGEKPFACDMCDMRFIQRYHLERHKRVHSGEKPYQCERCQQNFSRTDRLLRHRRLCQGRSVAKVESQPCCEPRPYPQEPPPAPPTWSPLHPPPGRLAV; this is encoded by the exons ATGTCACATCTGCCCAGCAGCTCAGTCCGCGACCATATGAAATGg GCGGGGCTGCTCGGCTGCGAAGCTGTCCTCTCCAGTATGGCCCTGATGCAGGCCAGCTCCATGGCCGCTCCGCCCAAAAAAATGATGGCTCCGCTTGGCCATGGaccacagcagagagagggacCGGACCGTGCTCCCCAGAGCCACATGATCCTCCCGTCTGGAATGAGCTGTCCACCCCTG CTTATCCGGAAGGAAGGTGAATTCCAAGCTCCACGCCTGCTGGACGAGAAAGAGATGAGGGCCACCGAGGacatgcagcagaaaaaaaagaacaggaaatCAGTAACGCCCTGTAAAGTGAGAGAACAAGAAGGAAGGGGAGGGAAG GCGTTTAACTTCATTCAA GGCGCGGGCGGAGATGAGAACGGCCCGTCATCCAAAGTgcagaaaaactttatttgtgaTCACTGTTACGGAGCATTTAGGAGCGGATACCACCTAAAGAGGCACATCCTCATTCATACAG GGGAGAAGCCGTATGCTTGTGCCGTATGTGACATGAGGTTTATTCAGCGTTACCACCTGGAGAGACACAGCCTCATTCACACGG gGGTGAAGCCGTACGCTTGTTCCATGTGTGACATGAGGTTTTTCCAGCGTTACCACCTGGAGAGACACAGACTCACTCATACGG GGGTGAAGCCGTACGCTTGCTCCATGTGTGACATGAGGTTCTTCCAACGTTACCATCTGGCAAGACACAGCCTCACTCATACTG GGGTGAAGCCATACGCTTGCTCCATGTGTGATATGAGATTTTTCCAACGCTACCACTTGGCGAGACACAGCCTCACTCACACGG gggtGAAGCCATATGCTTGCTCCATGTGTGACATGAGATTTTTCCAGAGATACCACCTGGCGagacacactctcactcacacgGGTA GGGTGAAGCCATACGCTTGCTCCATGTGTGACATGAGGTTCTTCCAGCGTTACCATTTGGCAAGACACAGCCTCACTCATACTG GGGTCAAGCCATATGCTTGCACTATGTGTGACATGAGGTTTATTCAACGTTACCAGCTGGAGAGACACAGTCTTACTCACACAG GGGTGAAGCCGTACGCTTGCACCATGTGTGACAAGAGGTTTTTTCAGCGCTACCACCTGGCGAGACACAGCCTCACTCATATGG GTGTGAAACCTTATGCTTGCACCATGTGTGACATGAAGTTTTTTCAGCGTTACCACCTGGCGAGACACAGCCTCACTCATACCG GTGTGAAACCTTATGCTTGCACCATGTGCGACAAGAGGTTTTTTCAGCGCTACCACCTGGCGAGACACAGCCTCACTCATATGG GTGTGAAACCTTTTGCTTGTACCATGTGTGACATGAGGTTTGTTCAGCGTTACCACCTGGCGAGACACAGCCTCACTCATACGG GTGTGAAACCTTATGCTTGCACCATGTGCGACAAGAGGTTTTTTCAGCGCTACCACCTGGCGAGACACAGCCTGACTCATATGG GTGTGAAACCTTTTGCTTGCACCATGTGTGACATGAGGTTTGTGCAGCGTTACCACCTGGCGAGACACAGCCTCACTCATACGG gGGTGAAGCCGTATGCTTGTTCCATGTGTGACATGAGGTTTATTCAGCGTAACCACCTGGAGAGACACAGCCTCACTCATACGG GAGAGAAGCCATTTGCTTGTGACATGTGTGATATGAGGTTTATTCAGCGCTACCACCTTGAGAGACACAAGCGTGTCCATAGCGGGGAGAAGCCTTACCAGTGCGAACGATGCCAGCAG AACTTTTCCCGCACGGACCGGCTGTTGCGGCATCGCCGGCTGTGCCAGGGCCGCAGCGTCGCCAAAGTGGAGAGCCAGCCGTGCTGCGAGCCGCGCCCGTACCCCCAGGAGCCGCCGCCCGCGCCGCCCACCTGGAGCCCCCTGCACCCGCCGCCCGGGCGCCTGGCCGTCTGA
- the znf740a gene encoding gastrula zinc finger protein XlCGF57.1 isoform X19, whose product MSHLPSSSVRDHMKWAGLLGCEAVLSSMALMQASSMAAPPKKMMAPLGHGPQQREGPDRAPQSHMILPSGMSCPPLVRTHMGNLIRKEGEFQAPRLLDEKEMRATEDMQQKKKNRKSVTPCKGAGGDENGPSSKVQKNFICDHCYGAFRSGYHLKRHILIHTGVKPYACSMCDMRFFQRYHLERHRLTHTGVKPYACSMCDMRFFQRYHLARHSLTHTGVKPYACSMCDMRFFQRYHLARHSLTHTGVKPYACSMCDMRFFQRYHLARHTLTHTGRVKPYACSMCDMRFFQRYHLARHSLTHTGVKPYACTMCDMRFIQRYQLERHSLTHTGVKPYACTMCDKRFFQRYHLARHSLTHMGVKPYACTMCDMKFFQRYHLARHSLTHTGVKPYACTMCDKRFFQRYHLARHSLTHMGVKPFACTMCDMRFVQRYHLARHSLTHTGVKPYACTMCDKRFFQRYHLARHSLTHMGVKPFACTMCDMRFVQRYHLARHSLTHTGVKPYACSMCDMRFIQRNHLERHSLTHTGEKPFACDMCDMRFIQRYHLERHKRVHSGEKPYQCERCQQNFSRTDRLLRHRRLCQGRSVAKVESQPCCEPRPYPQEPPPAPPTWSPLHPPPGRLAV is encoded by the exons ATGTCACATCTGCCCAGCAGCTCAGTCCGCGACCATATGAAATGg GCGGGGCTGCTCGGCTGCGAAGCTGTCCTCTCCAGTATGGCCCTGATGCAGGCCAGCTCCATGGCCGCTCCGCCCAAAAAAATGATGGCTCCGCTTGGCCATGGaccacagcagagagagggacCGGACCGTGCTCCCCAGAGCCACATGATCCTCCCGTCTGGAATGAGCTGTCCACCCCTGGTTAGGACTCACATGGGAAAT CTTATCCGGAAGGAAGGTGAATTCCAAGCTCCACGCCTGCTGGACGAGAAAGAGATGAGGGCCACCGAGGacatgcagcagaaaaaaaagaacaggaaatCAGTAACGCCCTGTAAA GGCGCGGGCGGAGATGAGAACGGCCCGTCATCCAAAGTgcagaaaaactttatttgtgaTCACTGTTACGGAGCATTTAGGAGCGGATACCACCTAAAGAGGCACATCCTCATTCATACAG gGGTGAAGCCGTACGCTTGTTCCATGTGTGACATGAGGTTTTTCCAGCGTTACCACCTGGAGAGACACAGACTCACTCATACGG GGGTGAAGCCGTACGCTTGCTCCATGTGTGACATGAGGTTCTTCCAACGTTACCATCTGGCAAGACACAGCCTCACTCATACTG GGGTGAAGCCATACGCTTGCTCCATGTGTGATATGAGATTTTTCCAACGCTACCACTTGGCGAGACACAGCCTCACTCACACGG gggtGAAGCCATATGCTTGCTCCATGTGTGACATGAGATTTTTCCAGAGATACCACCTGGCGagacacactctcactcacacgGGTA GGGTGAAGCCATACGCTTGCTCCATGTGTGACATGAGGTTCTTCCAGCGTTACCATTTGGCAAGACACAGCCTCACTCATACTG GGGTCAAGCCATATGCTTGCACTATGTGTGACATGAGGTTTATTCAACGTTACCAGCTGGAGAGACACAGTCTTACTCACACAG GGGTGAAGCCGTACGCTTGCACCATGTGTGACAAGAGGTTTTTTCAGCGCTACCACCTGGCGAGACACAGCCTCACTCATATGG GTGTGAAACCTTATGCTTGCACCATGTGTGACATGAAGTTTTTTCAGCGTTACCACCTGGCGAGACACAGCCTCACTCATACCG GTGTGAAACCTTATGCTTGCACCATGTGCGACAAGAGGTTTTTTCAGCGCTACCACCTGGCGAGACACAGCCTCACTCATATGG GTGTGAAACCTTTTGCTTGTACCATGTGTGACATGAGGTTTGTTCAGCGTTACCACCTGGCGAGACACAGCCTCACTCATACGG GTGTGAAACCTTATGCTTGCACCATGTGCGACAAGAGGTTTTTTCAGCGCTACCACCTGGCGAGACACAGCCTGACTCATATGG GTGTGAAACCTTTTGCTTGCACCATGTGTGACATGAGGTTTGTGCAGCGTTACCACCTGGCGAGACACAGCCTCACTCATACGG gGGTGAAGCCGTATGCTTGTTCCATGTGTGACATGAGGTTTATTCAGCGTAACCACCTGGAGAGACACAGCCTCACTCATACGG GAGAGAAGCCATTTGCTTGTGACATGTGTGATATGAGGTTTATTCAGCGCTACCACCTTGAGAGACACAAGCGTGTCCATAGCGGGGAGAAGCCTTACCAGTGCGAACGATGCCAGCAG AACTTTTCCCGCACGGACCGGCTGTTGCGGCATCGCCGGCTGTGCCAGGGCCGCAGCGTCGCCAAAGTGGAGAGCCAGCCGTGCTGCGAGCCGCGCCCGTACCCCCAGGAGCCGCCGCCCGCGCCGCCCACCTGGAGCCCCCTGCACCCGCCGCCCGGGCGCCTGGCCGTCTGA